GACCAATGTTTTTCTTTAGAGTCATATAAAGAATAGATCATGCCATGATGAGGCTAATGGATGACACCATAGGTTGATATTTATCAAACCAATGACATCTTCACCTTGACAAGAATGAGGTCAAGTACATGATGATAATAGAGTCTTGATAGAGATTGATCAAGACCCTATCATAAAGGTGGTTAAATCAGATGGACACAAGTATTGATCATAGGTCATATATCAATCTTGATATGGATGACACAAAGCAATGATATGAATGTGATTAATCTAGCTTTTCATGTTTATTGTCCAAGGCGTTGGGTGAtccattttgtaatattttctttctagcTCTGTCGTACTATTAAAAGAGACTAACTTTGGTAAACAAGTGATGAAATTGCCACATTAGGACATGCATGAGGGTGTTTAGTTCAATTTGTCTTTCTTTTAAGCTTCTATTCCCAGCCATCCAGACAACACCATGTTGGAGTATTAGGGCCATTTTGACCGAGCTCTCGACGAGTTGGCTTGACGTCCAGCAGAGGAACCGAGCATCTTCATCACTTCGCCTAGAAAAAGACAATTCAGGAGCTCCTACTTCGCACTAGAGCGTGTGTAGCCCTGAGCTTTGgtgccagccgccgccgcgagatcTAGCTCTGTCAGATGCCGCCCTGAGCTCCGGTCCGGCTCCACGCATCGCCGTCCAGCAAGAGGTCcactgcctctcgccgcccaCTCGCTCCATCACCGCCTGGATTTAGAGATCGCCTGGTCGAGCCGCCGCTCGCCTGACCTCGCTCCACTGGACCGCCACCCGCTCGCTTCAGCGTCCGCTTGAGCCGCCGCTGCCTGGCCACTCTCTGTCACCCGCTTGCTCCGCCATCACTCGGATTTgacgaggagggaggaaaagaACCGCCGGCGtggaggaaaagagagaagggagaagaggaggcaTTTGCAGAAATTGGCGAGACCCATTTCAAGCCATTTGCAAAAAAGCCACTTGCATGGAAGGAAAGAAGTCttctttgcttttttttcctaggTGGTGTTCCTGAGCTACTAGTGTAGATGTCCCGCACTGTGAAGGTCCTAAGGGCTGTTATTGTCATCTCTATAGCTATATGCTCACTAATGTAGAAGCGAGAGATGATAGGGGAGGAAAAATGTGTTGTTTTGCATGCAGTCAGTGCATCGACTCTTAGCGCATAAAACGAGAAGACAAATAGAAAATCTgctttatatacatgtacttACTCTAATCAGAGGCACCGAATAGATGAAATGCGaacgataaattaattagtctataattataaAGAGTCAGATTGAGACACTATTTTTTTGTATGAGACCAAAACTAAGAAGATACACGCCCAGGCACAGGTCACCGGTGATGCGCGCAGGTGCAGCCAGAACACGAAGTTAATGCGAGTGAGATTTGTATACACCTACGGTGCCACGTGCTGCTGGGCAGGTGCTCGAGTGCGGGCGGCCGTGGCCCGCGCTCGCAGCCGCGTCGGGCCGGACACGagccgtgcgcgcgcgcgcggagagAGAGCGACGTCTCCGCGGCGCTGTCGGGGGAGGACGGCCACCCGTGTCGGCGGTTTCGCGTCCACGCTGCGCCCCAACCTCACGGCCACTTGCGCCTTAAACTTGCGTAATCCACCCACGTACGTACGCCTGccaggttttcttttttctcccccTTCACTGACCAGACCAGACcagaccaaaccaaaccaaacacgTCCAGCCCCGGCAGTGCAACGGTGCCAGCTCCACACCACCCGATCACGAATGATTAGTTCGTAGTCGTACCGTACTGTGCGCACCGAACGGTAGCACTACTAGAAATACTGTCAATGCTGGCACCATACGGTTGAGCCGAGGactgctcgtcgtcgtcaccaaaACAGTACAATACTGGAGTGGTGGTACCTCTCGTCTTGACTTTACCCTGCGAGCCATGTTCGGTCGCAACAGAATCTACTGTGCTGTACGCTGAGCCGAACCCATCTGCTCATGTCATCCACCTGGGCTGGGCTTGAGCCTAGAATCGGCAGGAGACCAGCGACCAGAATACAAACGCCAGGAGACAAGAGGACAACCGGACAAGGCCACAGAAAAGAAAGGAGCCGCGAAAAGAATAAGAgggcaaaggaaaaaaaaaagaaacaataggGGGAGCTCGGCGGAAAAAAATCCGGTCGAAAAATCCTCCCGGTCGGCCACTTTTAATTAACAAGTCGTCTCCTCCTTCCACCACACCACTTGCCGCCTCCAAACAAAAAcctgacctcctcctcctccgcctctcccCACCTCGACTCTTCCCAATGTCGCCGCCCCTCGAGCCGCACGACTACATCGGCCtctccgctgctgctgctgcggcggcggcgtccccgaCGCCGAGTTCGTCCTCCTGCTCGTCCACGCCGAatccgggcggcggcgaggcgggcggCCCCCGTCTCACGCTCCGCCTCGGCCTGCCTGGGTCGGAGTCCCCCGAGCGCGACGTCGTCGCCCCGGGGCTCACCCTCGGGCCTGTGCCTCCCACCAAGGCGGCCTCCAAGCGCGCCTTCCCCGACTCCTCCCCGCGAcacggcgccgcctccgcgtccgccgccggcgccgcagcaAAGGGCCAGGACAAGGCGACGGCCCCCGCGGCCCCGCCGGCTGCAAAGTAAGATTCGGTCCGGCGAAACGCTTTAGCTCGAGATTGGATGTGGGggtgtgtgcgtgcgtgcgtgtgctGGTActgatcggcggtggcgatgtgGAGCCAGGGCGCAGGTGGTGGGATGGCCTCCCGTGCGGAACTACCGGAAGAACACGCTGGCGGCGAGCGTCTCCAAGGGCAAGGGGGAAGATAAGGGCACGGCTGAAGGGGGCCCTCTCTATGTCAAGGTGAGCATGGATGGCGCCCCGTACCTCAGGAAGGTCGACCTCAAGATGTATTCCAGCTATGAGGACCTATCCATGGCTCTCGAGAAGATGTTCAGCTGCTTCATCACTGGTCAGTATCTAGATCAAATGTTCTTTTATGGTGTTTCTTGTAAAATGCAACATTTAGTTGGTGGGAGTACACTTTAGCATGCCACTGACATTTTGAGAAACTTGCTGACACGGATCCAATGCCTGAATTTTGCAAGTATTGCAGATTTACTGGTGAACTCTGAAAGTAAACATATAAACCTTTACTGTCATGTTGCTGCTACTTCAGAAAAGATTCAATGTTCATGATGGCACCATCTAAGTACCAATCCGTTTGGCTAATTTGCTAAATTAGTAGTACTACAGGAAGTTGGAGCTACAGGATTTAAACAAATGCTAAAAGTTATACAGGTTTAAACATGAAAACGTGTTATGCAAATTAAACTGTACAATTTCTTTCAGCTGTTCTTTACATATTGCTTAATAGTTCTAACCGTTCACTGTGTTTGATAAGAACAACATTCTGGCTTGTATCACTCTCTCTTGCTTGTTAGCTTTTGATTTTGTGAGGTTGTTTATACCATGCTTATGATTTTTAGGTCAAAGCGGTTTGCGGAAATCATCAAACAAAGATAGGCTTACTAATGGTTCAAAGGCCGATGCCCTCCAAGACCAAGAGTATGTCCTTACATATGAAGATAAGGATGCCGACTGGATGCTTGTCGGTGATCTTCCTTGGGAGTAAGTTTCTgacattttttaaagaataacACCACATATTATGTTGTGTTATTGTTCCTTGGACATACTTGCTGatgcccctttgttttttcaccCCGTTTTACCAATTTATATGACCATGCATCGGTGGCTTAAATACAAGACTTGTACTGCAATACTGTATTGTGGATCTAAGTGGAAGTAGTTAGTTAGAAGTTAGATAGATTGATGAAATTGCTCTTTGAATcttcatcaatatattttattctctatTCATTGTTAGGAACTCCCATCTTTTCTAGTTcaataacatataaataaccTTCATGGATTATATCTTCTTTAGCTTCAGTACTGATCTGAATGCAAATGGTCTAAATTACATCTACTTAGtgcatataatttttgtaaGAGCAAACTtctcattttctttcctttgcaTTAATTTTTTGGGCTAGGCATATGATGTGTTAATCGGTTACCCAACCCCACTCTGTTTCCGGGCTGACCCTTTTGAGATTGTTCTGCACTGAATTTCAGATTGACCATGAACAAATGTAGGGGACATCGGTTCTACTTAGGTAGCTTAGATTTAGTAATTTTGGCAAACCACCTAATctcaaattttgattcaaGACTTCCAAACCTCCGACATTGTGCCAAGTACTGACAGCTGAAGCAGAACCTTGTGTTCTTAGTTTCTTACCACAAACTATGAAGATATCCTTAGTATAGATACCACTCCACTTAAACTGACCTTAAAATCAATGCATATATCCTTGGCATTAAATACATTCCGTAACATCTGGTGTTTTAATTGCCTAGCCTGCATATTGCTGTAAGTTTCATACAGAGCTATCGGTCAAGATTTCTGACTTTAAATTGTTCGTTTGCAGTTTGTTTACTACCATCTGCCGTAAATTGAAAATCATGAGAGGATCTGACGCTGCTGGAATAGGTATTTGCACCATATATATCTATGGGCTATGCTTGCATTTTAATTGAATGCTTCAGTGGAATTTAATTCTCATACTAAGAAATCAGTTTAGCTGTAGTGGATGGAACCTAAGTCCTGGTTTCTATACACATTTCTCAGATGAACCAGAACCTAAAATTACTGTGTTATCTTCTCTCTCTGCAAACGACACCGTTGTCATCTTCTCTCTGCAAACAACACCACTCGATAAATCTAATGCCTAAAATTATTGTGTgcattttatatcattaagtAAGTTTGGGTAGCAGTTGTGCTTTGATCTGAAATATGTCGATCTATTTGCAGCTCCAAGACCAATAGAGCAATCAGGGCAGAACAGATAAGATTGACCTTCGGCCGGACACGAAAGTCAACTGATCTAGCTTCTTTGGAATTGTTCATGGCAAGTATCTCAAATATCTCAGTGTCCTTGTAGTTTAATGTGTTCATCAGACCTGCGCATTGTATGTCTGTAATTTGTTCCTTTCAGATTGTGCAATTGTGCGTTGCCCCATCTTTTCTTTGCCTTTAAAGGTCAAGTCAAGCTCTTGTCCGCTTCTTTATCTAAAATCCTAGTCAGTTCAAAATTATCCATCATGCCACAAGAACCGATGTTGGGTAATGGCAAGAAGCTGTACTGATCATTCAAGCTTGAACCTCTTGTGTGTTCTACtatattacatgaaaaaaatgtctACTGTCTGTATGTTACCTCCAAATTTCTCCTTACTGTAGTAATTTCTGACTACAAGTGCACCAATTGCAGTACAGTGCATCTTCTGATACTGAAAACAGAAGCTTACCCTTTCTGTATCAGACTGGAGTTTGCGGGTAAGGCATGATTTGGAGTCCGATTACACTAGTGCTACTCAATGGGAAATATAGCAGCTTCCCATTTTTGTGGTAAATGCGATCCCTATCTAGACTGGCAGCCTTGGCTCCAGATAGAAACTAATCACAGAAACTTGAAGAATTTGGCACCAAGGTGCCCATGGGTTTCTGAAGAATCTGCCGTTTCGTCTTCGTTGGGCGCGTTGTCAAGGACTGCCGTCTCGCTGCCCGCCGATTCCGATGTCTCCGCCCGGCAGCGGGAGCAGAGCCACTTCGCCCTGCCTACGCCGGAGCTCTTGCCGTCGGCCTTCCTCTTCCATCCAGCCGCTTCCGCGGCCGCCATCGCCAGCGTCACCGTGGGTGTCTTGCTGTCGGGGGTCGGCGCAGCCGCCACGGCGGGTTTCACGTCATCGGAAGCTGGTTCATCCGCCGTCTTGGATTtcgtggcggcggggcgcgcgcgggggctCCGGTACACCTTACACAGAACAAGCTCGTTGGAGGAGACGTCCTGTTGGGCGTAGCCGAGGCCGATCTCGACCATGATCCACCCCGTCCGCACTCGCTGCCCGTCCCGCTTCGTGACGAACGAGAAGGCCTGGCGCCGCCCTATCGGGCGGGGGCTGGGGACGCCGAGGACGACGTCCTTGGCGCCGGCTTCCGAGTGCCAGCACCCGTCGTCGCccaccgcccgcgccctccgcTGCCCGCCCTCGCTCTTGGGCCGCACGGTGGTGAAGAAGTACCACGCCgcggagccgtcgccggcgaccgccGGTGCGTACTTGGTCGTGAGGTCCTCCGGGTCGGCGGCGTACACGTCGGCCTCGTGGACGAACCGCCACAGGTTCTTGCCGGACTcgacgtggcggcggaggtACTTGGTGACGAGCTCCTGGTCGGTGGGGTGGGACCAGAAGTCGCCGCTgggctcctcctcgtcggggcgggaggaggaggaggaggccgccatCGGGCGAATGGCGGCGATCGATTTGGGATCGGGAGGAGATGCGATGGaacggagagagaggagagcaggaggcgccgcgccgcgccgcgtcgggGAAGGAGGAATGGTGGAGCCTTCGGGCGGGGTGGTGCCGCGTTTATATGGGGCGCGGGTCACGCGTAGAATTCCCCGAGTCCGAGTTGGAGTTGGCTCGTAATCGGGGACGTACTAATCACGCAACTGCTGGCCTGGCGACGACCGAAGCGGACGTCGGGTTTTTGAGAATCGGAATGGGAGTCGGAGTCGGAGTTCGTGCCGGGATTGATGTCTCCGGACCCGTATGGGCCGGGGGCGCCGGGCCGGTTCTTCTAGATGGCCAGCTCATTCGCCCGACTGTCGCCGAAGGCAGATCCGCTGGGCCAGTTTCCTTAACAGATTGGTTGAAGAGTACTGCAGTTTGGTCCACGTTTTATAATCCCCGTTTCATTTTTGAACAGTTTTTAGAGTTTAGACTTATCAATTTACTTTAGTCTGGCTAAACATGACGTGGGATACCTACATATGGTATATTCATAACCTGTATCTATCCGGTGCCGAGTAaggaaatataatataatattatactgGATCGATTAGTAGTTTGGTAATACTTGAATTATAGATCTGATCGTGTATGGGTCGGTTCCTCGGTTTATAAAGGGACATGGGTCCCTAAAGGGGCATTCCACGACATATCAGATTTGTCAGTTCATTGTTGATCTATTCTTCACCGAAATATAAACTCCAAGCAAAACTATGATATTATCTTATATATTAAGAACCTGAAACTAGGTAACCCCTTattacttttgttttattgCATCACCATTAATTTTTACTCCTTGCTAGCTATCCTGTAGTTTATTGCCAATCCAGACCATCAACACATGGGGGTAGTATTGTATTTTGACCACCTGAGTCATTTCTTTGGCATAAATTAATGGTCTATAAACACTAGGCTCCGATACAGTAGCGGACTGGTGTCTGTTCATATATTTGTTGAACGAGGGGTTTTAGGACAACAATAATGAATTCATCATGCTCCAAAGTAAGGCCACGTCCCCTGGGTATCTATAAACTATCTATAAggtgtaagatcatagtcatgatctatattttataataaacaaTTGGCTCgtaaattgatagatttaGTTTGGAAACAGTTattgtgttggtgtgagtgtgtgtgactaatgtgggtcaggttgcgatatctgtacCTAGaagcggttggtttgtctctgtgtgtgcaggtgacttgaggtcaactgtggtcaatggctggtaaggaccatgactaggttcagggaagaactgaggtctggatggtcgggatgcggaccatgactaaattcagggaggaactgaggtctggatggtcaggatgccatgtgacatAGATGAACTAGAGTTgtgattctcggaggtcaatatTAGTCAACGGCGGTGagatcgtgactaagctcagggaggagctgaggtccggacgatcgaagatgccgggtgacgatgttgaatacgaggtgACACGTGGTAGATGGATACCGTGTGGGATAGAATCGTAATGGGCTACACATATTGTATGTGcaagcgccggaaaaatcaTGGAGAAAATCGGAATAAAATTGGAGTTGGAAAAGGAGACGCAAAAGAGAAACCTTgtttgctacagtaatccgagttgttactgtagcacggtGTACTGTAGCATGGACGTCAGCTGTAGCATGCCTGGACTTCATAGTCGGATTTGTTCACTTATACGTATGGAATTAGATTAATTCGATGGTTGCTACTATAGTAgttttggttactgtagcaagaGGAGATATATACATGCACGTACATACATCGTTGGCCGGTGGCTGTACGTATGCATATATAAGCAGTCCGAGCCGTACGTGCCTACGAGTTTGGATCGGCCGGGAGATTTGGTGCGGCCGGCCATGCGGCTATGAGCGCCCGCGGCTGAGTCCGAGTCTAATTgataatagatttattttgatataaataggtatCGAGGGGTATGTTCtcggtgtgttttttgtgagatttagttatcgattctagatcaacaattttgagagTGCTGTtagtgcactttgtaaatactacttgaagcaataaagttcagatcattcaatctacgttttgtGCTTttatctactggtgattttctATATCccgacgatctgatcggcggaACAGGAGCGGCGCGATTAAGTTAATCTCAGAAGCGGCATAAACAGATTGGCGA
This is a stretch of genomic DNA from Oryza brachyantha chromosome 1, ObraRS2, whole genome shotgun sequence. It encodes these proteins:
- the LOC102704751 gene encoding auxin-responsive protein IAA5; its protein translation is MSPPLEPHDYIGLSAAAAAAAASPTPSSSSCSSTPNPGGGEAGGPRLTLRLGLPGSESPERDVVAPGLTLGPVPPTKAASKRAFPDSSPRHGAASASAAGAAAKGQDKATAPAAPPAAKAQVVGWPPVRNYRKNTLAASVSKGKGEDKGTAEGGPLYVKVSMDGAPYLRKVDLKMYSSYEDLSMALEKMFSCFITGQSGLRKSSNKDRLTNGSKADALQDQEYVLTYEDKDADWMLVGDLPWDLFTTICRKLKIMRGSDAAGIAPRPIEQSGQNR
- the LOC102718795 gene encoding NAC domain-containing protein 41-like, with translation MAASSSSSRPDEEEPSGDFWSHPTDQELVTKYLRRHVESGKNLWRFVHEADVYAADPEDLTTKYAPAVAGDGSAAWYFFTTVRPKSEGGQRRARAVGDDGCWHSEAGAKDVVLGVPSPRPIGRRQAFSFVTKRDGQRVRTGWIMVEIGLGYAQQDVSSNELVLCKVYRSPRARPAATKSKTADEPASDDVKPAVAAAPTPDSKTPTVTLAMAAAEAAGWKRKADGKSSGVGRAKWLCSRCRAETSESAGSETAVLDNAPNEDETADSSETHGHLGAKFFKFL